The genomic interval AGTGGAGGAGAAGCGACTAAACTTAGTATTGCCAGATTGTTATTAGAACCTTCCAATGTATTAATTTTAGATGAACCTACTAATTTCTTGGATATTTTCACGATAGAAGCGCTTGAAAACCTTTTAATCAGCTACAAGGGCACAGTCATCTTTACAACACATGACCAAGCCTTTGTCGACAAAGTAGCCACACAAGTTTGGGAGATTAAAAATGGTCGCCTACATAGAAAATAAGTTCTAGTCTCAGCAGAAAATCACTTATTCTCATCACCATGCTTTGAAGTTTTAGATGATGGTAGCGTCATAAGTGATTTTTTAATGAGTACATTAGAAGAATAAGAAATAGGAAAATAAAATATACCCCATAAAGTGAGTAATAGTCTCATTTTGGGGGTATATTCCAATGCGTTACTTTCAATAATGATTTGATGTTTTAACTCATTAAAAATAAGCTATGGAAGAAAGATTTATTTCTAAAAAGTATAGATTATTGATAAATCTAATGCACGTTATGCAGGATTTTTCTCATGCGTTTTTGTGTCGATCAGATTGACTGTATGTGCTTTCCAGTCAACTTCATAAATCGAAGTGAATATAGCATTTCTTTGATTTTTATAGTTCTGACCTGTCCAATGAAAGCCATTCCAGTAATCTGTATAATTATCTAATTCTCTTTGATAAATGATTGTGATTTTTGATTTTTTAGCATCACTAGGTTTATGTGACAATACACTTAAAAATTCAGGATTAAAATTACCTCTTGCTAAAATTGGCATTTGATATGTTGGTAAGAAGTTTTGACCCGCGTTTAATTTACTTTGTCTGCCACCTAAAAATAATTCATTGCCGTAAATTTCATGGTAGCTATCTCGACCATATGGGCCCCAACCGCTGTTCATTATTTTATTTGCTTCAACATCCCAACCAATTGTTTTGTTATCAGTGTGTTTATTGATAGTTGTTCTATAACTTTCTTGTTTATAATTAATTGTTTCTGAAAATGACTCATTTCCATTTAACCCACCTGCTAAGCCTTTCGAGATACCAATATCTCCTCCAAAAGAGTAGCCTAGTGTATTTTGAACTTGAAACTCCTCATTTTGATTTTTAGGTGCATAGTCAACAACATTGACACCTTTTGCATCTGTATTGATTAAGATTGTATATTTAGCGCCCCAATAAAAATTTGAAAAGTTATAATCGTTGGGGTTAGGAGCTTGATAGCCTGAGTTAATATTACCTGCAGCTTTTAGGACGAGAGTATCCTTATCATAGTTTTTATCTTCAATAAAATTAAAAGTTAAAAGTTGAGAAATATTTAATTTATCAGAATCTGAAGTCGCAGTTGTCTTATACAAAGTGATTTTGTCGTCTACTTTTTCCTTAGATACAGGCGTAATTTGATTAGCAGCATAAGCAGAATTAGAAAATAACATAAATGCCACAGATGTTGCTGTAACGACTTTTATCAATTTGTCCATTTTCATTTTAATTATGCCCCTTTACTTTAATTTCGTGTGTTTTCCAATTCACTTCATATTTAATGACAAGGTTTCTATTCACCAATGCATTATGACGTCTTTCAGCGAATATGCCAGTTCGTGTGAAGAAAGTTGCGTAAGTAATGTCTAGGTTTCGACCATAAGCAATTTCGAATTCACTTGTGTCGCCTTTATCTTTTTCATGAGAGACAGTTGCGATAAACGATGGATTAAAACCACTATGAATTAATGGTGGTAAGTTATCGTCTGATACAAAAAAGTCTCTCGCATTAGGACCAATTGGACTTCTTACAAACAAGTGACTGTCGTATGCAGATAATTGTCCATCTTCAGAATTAAATGCATTTGCTTTAACTTCCCATTTAATATTTTTTGAATTTTGTTGAACGACTTCACTAATATAATTTTGTTGATTATAGCTAATTTTTTTTGCATAGTTAAATGCGCCTTTACCATTAATTGATGGTGCACTTTGGAAATTACCGCCAATCGTATAACCTAGTGTTTGACTTACATCTATGGTCTCAATTTTATTCTTTGGAAGATAATTAATTAATGAGACGTTCGGATCACTTGTTTTTAAAGCGATATTATATTGAAAAGGCCAAAGCAATCTTTTCGTAGCTTCATATCCTTTTCCTTTTACATCAGTGAAACTCGTTCTCGAATTGATAAACCCTTGCATTTTAATAATTAATGCATCTTTGTTATATTTGGGGTCTTTAACAAAGTCGAATTGAATGTTTTGAGTCACACCCCATTTTTTACTACTCACATCCTCTGTTCTTTTAATGATTTGTGCTCCTTCGCCGATCTCTTCTATATTGCTTGCGGCTGTGGCTCCTTCACTGTAAGGGGTAATCAGTGGAAGAACTAAGCTTATAGATAGTGTTGCGGCTAATAATTTGTTTTTTACCATATGAACCACTTTCTTTCTATTATGTACTTTTGATGCAATTTCATAATAATATATTTGTCTGAAATTTAAAATTAACTATTTATTAAAAGAATAGTAAACAAAATATATGTAAAATAGACACATTTTATACAATTTGATGAAAACACGTTCGTTAAAGGAAAGCGAGGTTTTGAAGGTCTAAATCAACTACGGTATTATCAATATATGCGGATAGCAAAATTTTGCTTAATGGTCAATTAATGAACTATAGTTTTTACTATTATCATAAATTTCGTTTTTGAAAATTGATACATGATTTACGGAAATATTAATTATTTATTAACTCTACACATATTTAATATTGAGTTGCCACATTTTCTCAAATAGGAAGTTTGATGTTAACGATTTAAACTTTCTTATCAGCAAAGAATATTTGAGGCAACCTTTCTTAAGTGAAAAATATAATACATTATATAACATGGAAGTAGAGGCAAAAGTATTTATGAAAAGGGACATCAATATGGTAAAAACAGTTTATTTTGTAAGACATGCGACGAGGGATCATACGGTGAAGTCAGATACGGCGCCACTATCAGAAATAGGGAGACGAGAAGCGGAAAGACTTGTGGATTGGTTTGAAGGGAAGTGCATCGATGCCATTTACTCGAGTCCGTATGCGCGTACGATTGAAACTGTAGTACCGCTTGCAAGTGTTGCTAACTTAGATATTCAAATAGTAGAAGGTTTGAGAGAACGCGTCATCGGTGAATGGGTGGATGATTTTTATACATATGCTGCCAAACAATGGATGAATTTTGATTATCGATTACATGGTGGGGAGTCGTTGAAACATGTACAGCAACACATCGTACCGAGTTTTCAAGACATTTTGTCACAAGAGACAGGTGAGACAATTGTGATCAGTGGTCATGGTACGTCACTCGCTGTGCTCTTTCATTCATTGACGGATGGGGCATTTGCTTATGAACAGTTCAAACAGATGACAATGCCTGATGTTTATACTTATAAGGTTGATAAGAAAGCTTTAAAACGTGCATATTTGAACTAATGTATGCTTAAAATTGAATATTTTTATACGCGAACAGTCCAGTGATGTACATGTTTTTTGTGCATATATTGGACTTTTTCTTTTATAACAATAGGCATAAACTGAGAACAAGTAAGCGTTTACATATTTTGAAAGGAGTGCATGACTTTGAATCATATTAATGAAGTAACGAAGGAAAAGTGGATTTTGAGTACTTTTCCGGAATGGGGCACTTGGCTCAACGAAGAAATAGAAAACGAGGTTGTGGAAGAAAATACTTTTGCAATGTGGTGGTTAGGTTGTACGGGAATTTGGTTGAAATCTCACGAGAACACGAATATTTTGTGCGATATGTGGTGCGGAACAGGTAAGCGTACACAAAAAGTTGGGAAAATGAAAAAAGGTCATCAGATGCAACGAATGAGTGGTTGTCAAAATCTACAACCGAATTTACGTGCGCAACCTTTTGTCATTGATCCGTTTGAGATTAAAAATGTGGATGCTTTAGTGGTGACGCATATTCATTCAGATCATTTGGACATCAATACAGCGGCTGCAGTGATGCAAAATACTCATGAAGATGTACCATTTATTGGTCCTCAAGAAGTGGTCAACACATGGAAAAAATGGGGTGTGCCTGAAGAGCGATGTATCGTCGTTAAGCCGGGTGATTCCGTACAAGTGAAAAGCATTGAAATTCAAGTGTTAGAAGCGTTTGACCGTACCGCACTTGTAACAGCCGATCCTTCTGTAACATTGAAAGGTAAGTTACCTGTTGATATGGACGAAATTGCGGTGAACTACTTATTCAAAACGTCTGGCGGCTCACTGTACCATGCGGGTGATTCACATTATTCGAATACGTTTGCGAAACACGGTAATGCACACGATGTCAACGTAGTCATTGGTGCATTTGGTGAAAATCCAAGAGGTATTACGGATAAAGTAACGTCTGTCGATATGCTTAGAATGGCGGAAAGTTTAAAAGCGGATGTTGTCATTCCAGTGCATCATGACATTTGGACGAATTTCCAAGCCGATCCTAAAGAGTTGTTATTACTATGGGAGTTTAAACGTAAAGTATTAAAGTATCAATTTAAGCCTTACATTTGGCAAGTTGGTGGTAAATTTGTATTCCCGAAAGATAAAGATGATTTAGAGTACCATTATCCACGTGGTTTTGATGATGTATTCTCTACAGATACCGATTTACCATTCCCATCATTTTTATAAGCCATATGCATGATAGGAGGGAATCACATGCAAATATTTATGAATGGGTTTACGTGGTTTAGTAACAATATTTTATCTAAACCGGAATTTTTCATAGGCATTATTGTATTTATTGGTTACGCATTATTGAAAAAGAAACTTTATGAATGTTTTGCGGGCTTTATTAAGGCAACAGTGGGTTACATGATTTTAACGGTAGGTGCAGGGGGATTAGTTGCGACTTTCCGACCGATTCTTGCAGGTTTAGGGGAACGCTTTGGTTTGAAAGCGGCAGTTATTGACCCTTACTTTGGCTTAAATGCAGTTGATGGTGCGTTGAAGTCAATTGGCTTAACGACGTCATACACGATGTTAGCGCTATTGGTTGGCTTTTTACTCAATATCGTTGTCGTGTTATTACGTAAATTTACTAAAATTAGAACGCTATTTATTACAGGGCACGTCATGGTACAACAAGCTTCGACGGTAACTTGGATTATTTTCTTAGCATTTCCAGAGTATCGCAACTTTGTCGGTGCGATTTTAGTCGGTATTATCGTAGGGCTATATTGGGCTGTAGGTTCAAACTTAACTGTTGGTCCGACACAACGTTTAACGAATCATTCAGGGTTTGCGATTGGTCATCAACAAATGTTTGCGATTTGGCTCGTTGATAAAATTGCGCCTAAAATCGGTAATAAAGAGAAGAACTTGGATAATATTAAACTGCCAAAGTGGTTGTCTATTTTCCATGACAATATCGTTGCTACAGGGACACTGATGTTACTTTTCTTTGGTACGATTTTAGTCATTTTAGGTGAAGACTTCTTGCGTCATTTAGATCCTAAAAAGTTCCCAGAGACTTTATCTTTTATGACTTATGTCGTTTCAAGTTCGTTATCGTTTGCAGTATATCTTGCAATTTTAATGATGGGTGTGCGGATGTTCGTTGCCGAGTTAACACAGTCTTTTCAAGGTATTTCAAACAAAATCCTGCCTGGTTCACTCCCGGCAGTTGACTGTGCAGCGTCCTATAACTTTACACCTCAAAATGCGATTTTATTTGGTTTTATTTTCGGCTCTATCGGACAATTTTTAACGATTCTCGGTTTACTTGTGTTCCATTCACCAGTGTTAATTATTACCGGATTCGTACCTGTGTTCTTTGACAATGCCACAATAGCAGTGTTTGCGAATAAAGTCGGTGGCACACGAGCTGCCATGATTTGTTCGTTTATTTCTGGTGTTTGTCAAGTCGCGATAGGTGCCATTGCAGTTGTCATTTTTCAACTGTACAAATTTGGAGGATGGCATGGCAATATCGACTTTGAATTAATTTGGCCAGGTTTTGGTGCGTTGATGCAACATTTTGGTTTGGTTGGTTATGTGGCGATTGTCATTATTTTATTAATCATTCCACAGTTACAATATCGTCGTGCTAAAGATAAAGCAGCTTATGATACAGGGTTCGAATAAGATGAAGAAATGAGGGAAATATCATGTTGAAAATTTTAGCAGCTTGCGGTAATGGTATGGGGAGTTCGATGGTCATTAAGATGAAAATTGAAAAATGTTTACGCGAATTAAATGTCAATGACTTTGTTGTAGATTATTGCAGTGTAGGTGAAGCGAAATCACAAGCGAGTAGTTATGATGTCGTTTTTGCGAGCAAACATTTGATTCACGAGTTAGAAGGGCGTACTTCTAGCAAATTGCTCGGTTTAGAAAATTTAATGGATGATGAAGAAATTAAAGAGAACTTAAAAACTGTCATTTAAAGGTGATGTGCGATGTTATCGTTTAAAGAAAGCTTAATTACAGAAAAATCGATTTTGTTAAATCAACATGCGGACTCATGGGAAGAAGCGGTGCGAATTGCGACGCGTCCATTAGTTGAAAGTGAAGCGGTGAAACCAGAATACGTTGATGCCATTATTAAAAGTACGCATCATTATGGGCCATATTACTTATTAATGGAAGGGATGGCAATGCCACATGCGCGTCCTGAAGATGGTGTGAACAGAAATGCCTTTTCATTGGTAACATTTGATACGCCGATTCCATTTTCGGATGGCAAGCCTGCACAAGTGTTTGTCGTACTTGCGGCGACGTCTGCGGAAATTCATACAAGCATTGCGATACCTCAAATCGTTGCGGTTTTTGAAATTGAGAACATTATTGAAAAATTAACTTCGGCGACTTCAGTTGAGGATGTATTCGCCATTATTGATCAAGCTGACATGAGTCAATATTTATAAAATTGGAGGTCTAGCAATGGGATTACCGTTATTACAAATTGCTTTAGATAATCAAAATATTCCAGATGCGATTACAACAATTCAACAACTTGGTGATGTCGTTGATATTGTAGAAGTGGGAACGATTTTATGTTTACAAGAAGGAAAAGCAGCTATTGAAGTGATGCGTGCGCTTTATCCTGATAAGTGCATACTTGCCGATACGAAATGTGCAGATGCGGGTAAAACAGTCGCTCAAAACTGCAAAGATGCCGGTGCAAACTGGATGACGGTCATTTGTTCAGCAACACTACCTACTATGGTGGCTGCACGCAAAGTGATGGATGACTTACAAGTTGAACTATATGGCGACTGGACATTTGAACAAGCACAACAATGGTTGGACAATGATATTCAACAAGTCGTCTATCATCAAAGTCGAGATGCATTGTTAGCAGGCGGAACGTGGTCAGATGCAGACTTGGATAAAATTCGTCGACTGATTGAGATGGGCTTTAAAGTTTCTGTTACGGGTGGATTAGAACTTGATACGATTGAAAAATTTAAAGGCTTAGATGTGTATGCATTTATAGCGGGTCGCAGTTTAAGAGAAGCAGCTTCACCACATCAAGCGGCTTTAGATTTTAAAGCGGAAATTCAAAGGGTGTTTGGATAATGATTTATTTAGGCATTTATGAAAAAGCATTACCCAATCAAGTCGACATTGAGGACCAATTAAAAATGGCTGAGGATTTAGGATTTCAATTTTTTGAGTTGTCTATTGATGAGACGGATCACCGGTTGGCACGTTTAGACTGGGGACAAGATAAAATTAACAGCATTGTGAAGGCACAAATCGACACAGGTGTTGCCATTCAAAGTATGTGCTTAAGTGGTCACCGCCGTTTTCCGTTTGGTTCCGCTGATGCATCTAAGCGTGAAGAAGCGATGGTCATCATGAAAAAAGCTGTCCAACTTGCACATCAACTCGGCATTCGTGTGATTCAGTTAGCAGGCTATGATGTGTATTATGAGACGAAAACAGCAACTTCGAGACGTTTGTTTATCGAAGGTGTACGTGAAGCATTAAAAATAGCTGCAGAAAAGCAAATCATACTGGCTATCGAAATTATGGACGATCCATTTATGTCGAGTTTAACGAAATATATGGGGATTAAAAACGAAATCCAACATCCGTTATTGAAAGTGTATCCAGATATCGGTAATTTGTCAGCGTGGCCCGAAAACGATGTGAAGAAAGAGTTAGCATTAGCGGCGCATGAAATTGTAGCGGTTCATTTGAAAGATACACGTGCGGTGACAGAAACTTTCGAAGGTCAGTTTAAAAATGTCCCTTTTGGAGAAGGTTGTGTTGATTTTGTGAATGCATTTCGTGAGTTAGAGGCAATTCAATATCATGGACCATTTTTAATTGAGATGTGGTCAGAAAATGCAGCCGATCCACTAGCAGAAATTCAAAAAGCTAAAAACTTTATTATGGAACAATTAAAAGAGAGTGGTGCATATCAACATGAATGATGCAATTATCAAACAACATGTTTATGAAGCGAATATGCAATTACCTAAAAATAATTTGGTAAAATTGACTTGGGGAAACGTCAGTGTGATTGACCGTGAAAAAGGTATCATCTGTATTAAACCAAGTGGTGTGCCGTATTCAAAAATGAGACCTGAAGATATGGTGATAACTGATTTAGATGGGAAACCTTTTGATAATCAATTAAAGCCGTCATCAGATTTAGCGACACATGTCTACTTATACAATCATATGGACAATGTTCAAAG from Staphylococcus sp. MI 10-1553 carries:
- a CDS encoding 3-keto-L-gulonate-6-phosphate decarboxylase UlaD, coding for MGLPLLQIALDNQNIPDAITTIQQLGDVVDIVEVGTILCLQEGKAAIEVMRALYPDKCILADTKCADAGKTVAQNCKDAGANWMTVICSATLPTMVAARKVMDDLQVELYGDWTFEQAQQWLDNDIQQVVYHQSRDALLAGGTWSDADLDKIRRLIEMGFKVSVTGGLELDTIEKFKGLDVYAFIAGRSLREAASPHQAALDFKAEIQRVFG
- a CDS encoding PTS sugar transporter subunit IIA yields the protein MLSFKESLITEKSILLNQHADSWEEAVRIATRPLVESEAVKPEYVDAIIKSTHHYGPYYLLMEGMAMPHARPEDGVNRNAFSLVTFDTPIPFSDGKPAQVFVVLAATSAEIHTSIAIPQIVAVFEIENIIEKLTSATSVEDVFAIIDQADMSQYL
- a CDS encoding PTS sugar transporter subunit IIB, with translation MLKILAACGNGMGSSMVIKMKIEKCLRELNVNDFVVDYCSVGEAKSQASSYDVVFASKHLIHELEGRTSSKLLGLENLMDDEEIKENLKTVI
- a CDS encoding PTS ascorbate transporter subunit IIC, which encodes MQIFMNGFTWFSNNILSKPEFFIGIIVFIGYALLKKKLYECFAGFIKATVGYMILTVGAGGLVATFRPILAGLGERFGLKAAVIDPYFGLNAVDGALKSIGLTTSYTMLALLVGFLLNIVVVLLRKFTKIRTLFITGHVMVQQASTVTWIIFLAFPEYRNFVGAILVGIIVGLYWAVGSNLTVGPTQRLTNHSGFAIGHQQMFAIWLVDKIAPKIGNKEKNLDNIKLPKWLSIFHDNIVATGTLMLLFFGTILVILGEDFLRHLDPKKFPETLSFMTYVVSSSLSFAVYLAILMMGVRMFVAELTQSFQGISNKILPGSLPAVDCAASYNFTPQNAILFGFIFGSIGQFLTILGLLVFHSPVLIITGFVPVFFDNATIAVFANKVGGTRAAMICSFISGVCQVAIGAIAVVIFQLYKFGGWHGNIDFELIWPGFGALMQHFGLVGYVAIVIILLIIPQLQYRRAKDKAAYDTGFE
- a CDS encoding leukocidin/hemolysin toxin family protein translates to MVKNKLLAATLSISLVLPLITPYSEGATAASNIEEIGEGAQIIKRTEDVSSKKWGVTQNIQFDFVKDPKYNKDALIIKMQGFINSRTSFTDVKGKGYEATKRLLWPFQYNIALKTSDPNVSLINYLPKNKIETIDVSQTLGYTIGGNFQSAPSINGKGAFNYAKKISYNQQNYISEVVQQNSKNIKWEVKANAFNSEDGQLSAYDSHLFVRSPIGPNARDFFVSDDNLPPLIHSGFNPSFIATVSHEKDKGDTSEFEIAYGRNLDITYATFFTRTGIFAERRHNALVNRNLVIKYEVNWKTHEIKVKGHN
- a CDS encoding P-loop NTPase family protein, encoding MLLEPSNVLILDEPTNFLDIFTIEALENLLISYKGTVIFTTHDQAFVDKVATQVWEIKNGRLHRK
- the ulaG gene encoding L-ascorbate 6-phosphate lactonase translates to MTLNHINEVTKEKWILSTFPEWGTWLNEEIENEVVEENTFAMWWLGCTGIWLKSHENTNILCDMWCGTGKRTQKVGKMKKGHQMQRMSGCQNLQPNLRAQPFVIDPFEIKNVDALVVTHIHSDHLDINTAAAVMQNTHEDVPFIGPQEVVNTWKKWGVPEERCIVVKPGDSVQVKSIEIQVLEAFDRTALVTADPSVTLKGKLPVDMDEIAVNYLFKTSGGSLYHAGDSHYSNTFAKHGNAHDVNVVIGAFGENPRGITDKVTSVDMLRMAESLKADVVIPVHHDIWTNFQADPKELLLLWEFKRKVLKYQFKPYIWQVGGKFVFPKDKDDLEYHYPRGFDDVFSTDTDLPFPSFL
- a CDS encoding leukocidin/hemolysin toxin family protein; translation: MKMDKLIKVVTATSVAFMLFSNSAYAANQITPVSKEKVDDKITLYKTTATSDSDKLNISQLLTFNFIEDKNYDKDTLVLKAAGNINSGYQAPNPNDYNFSNFYWGAKYTILINTDAKGVNVVDYAPKNQNEEFQVQNTLGYSFGGDIGISKGLAGGLNGNESFSETINYKQESYRTTINKHTDNKTIGWDVEANKIMNSGWGPYGRDSYHEIYGNELFLGGRQSKLNAGQNFLPTYQMPILARGNFNPEFLSVLSHKPSDAKKSKITIIYQRELDNYTDYWNGFHWTGQNYKNQRNAIFTSIYEVDWKAHTVNLIDTKTHEKNPA
- a CDS encoding histidine phosphatase family protein yields the protein MVKTVYFVRHATRDHTVKSDTAPLSEIGRREAERLVDWFEGKCIDAIYSSPYARTIETVVPLASVANLDIQIVEGLRERVIGEWVDDFYTYAAKQWMNFDYRLHGGESLKHVQQHIVPSFQDILSQETGETIVISGHGTSLAVLFHSLTDGAFAYEQFKQMTMPDVYTYKVDKKALKRAYLN
- a CDS encoding L-ribulose-5-phosphate 3-epimerase, which codes for MIYLGIYEKALPNQVDIEDQLKMAEDLGFQFFELSIDETDHRLARLDWGQDKINSIVKAQIDTGVAIQSMCLSGHRRFPFGSADASKREEAMVIMKKAVQLAHQLGIRVIQLAGYDVYYETKTATSRRLFIEGVREALKIAAEKQIILAIEIMDDPFMSSLTKYMGIKNEIQHPLLKVYPDIGNLSAWPENDVKKELALAAHEIVAVHLKDTRAVTETFEGQFKNVPFGEGCVDFVNAFRELEAIQYHGPFLIEMWSENAADPLAEIQKAKNFIMEQLKESGAYQHE